A stretch of the Snodgrassella alvi genome encodes the following:
- a CDS encoding 4'-phosphopantetheinyl transferase: MHIEENTFSNTNASGRNTSATIKFSHRTLNIGHSVIHQIRISFLDTTVLHELCQSHSILLPEPIRHSRPKRQLEFVAGRLAAQYALQPFGYRHITLATGTCGEPLFPESLQGSISHSIYAQHCTAVASVQKIQPAQPYMGIDIEHQQHQHNLDTRPNRLNLFLHPREQQLIATQISPQQALLIFSAKESIIKAWFHRYQHLISFSAITYQTADSHKLIFQVHAQPAAPQLAIVHYRFSQQEIITLACI, from the coding sequence ATGCACATAGAAGAAAATACTTTCAGCAACACAAATGCGTCCGGAAGGAACACCTCTGCCACGATAAAGTTCAGCCATCGCACCTTAAACATCGGCCACAGTGTCATCCATCAGATTCGCATATCCTTTTTGGATACAACGGTACTGCATGAGCTATGCCAGTCACACAGCATTTTATTGCCTGAACCCATCCGCCACAGCCGACCCAAACGCCAACTCGAATTCGTGGCTGGACGGCTGGCGGCACAATATGCATTACAGCCATTTGGCTATCGTCATATCACCCTTGCCACTGGTACCTGCGGAGAACCGCTTTTTCCTGAATCACTCCAAGGCAGTATCAGCCACAGCATTTATGCCCAGCACTGCACAGCCGTAGCCAGCGTACAAAAAATACAGCCTGCACAGCCCTATATGGGTATCGACATCGAACACCAGCAACATCAACACAACCTAGATACTCGCCCAAATAGGCTGAATCTTTTTCTGCATCCGCGCGAACAGCAGCTCATTGCCACGCAGATTAGCCCACAGCAGGCACTACTAATCTTTTCGGCCAAAGAAAGCATCATCAAAGCTTGGTTTCACCGATATCAGCACCTCATCAGTTTCAGTGCCATTACTTACCAAACCGCCGATAGCCACAAGCTTATTTTTCAGGTACACGCACAGCCAGCAGCACCGCAACTGGCTATTGTCCATTACCGCTTCAGCCAACAGGAAATCATCACCCTCGCCTGCATTTGA
- a CDS encoding isochorismate synthase MenF yields MTTQKSSASQSLISNYQNQLACFASRNHHIYAQHLIHQIHMPVNSDTPFNQQITDCFNFIKAQGYPHPILIGAIPFDTNQNATLNFYSEFEQTTPNSAQQPAHTAAPNTMLHQKKLVERPVFEHSVKLALKAMNSGNMQKIVLSQATEFEFNQQHSPEQLFTTLTRQNPDAYSFLIPVEDNQYIFGASPELLLSRQQQQVRSNPLAGSRPRSSNTEENNRIRNELYHSAKDRYEHQFVIDNIRHQLSKYCNEYSASETPDILTTSTMFHLSSVFQGQLQPSAPDALNLALHLHPTPAVCGTPTPVAKQFILSHEGYNRHYYSGLNGWMDAEGNGEWVVTIRNGLLNQNKIRLYAGAGIVVGSDAATEWLETEAKMQTMLNVFQF; encoded by the coding sequence ATGACGACACAAAAATCCAGCGCTTCCCAGTCCCTGATTTCAAATTATCAGAATCAACTGGCCTGTTTCGCCAGCAGAAATCACCACATCTATGCACAGCATCTGATTCACCAAATCCATATGCCCGTGAATTCCGATACCCCTTTTAACCAGCAGATAACTGACTGTTTCAATTTCATCAAAGCCCAAGGGTATCCCCACCCCATTCTTATCGGTGCCATCCCCTTTGACACCAACCAAAATGCCACCCTTAATTTCTACAGCGAATTTGAGCAGACCACACCAAACTCAGCTCAACAACCAGCACACACAGCAGCACCCAACACCATGTTGCATCAGAAAAAACTGGTTGAACGTCCGGTATTTGAACACAGCGTCAAGCTAGCCTTAAAAGCCATGAACAGCGGGAATATGCAGAAAATTGTGTTATCACAGGCCACAGAATTCGAATTCAACCAACAGCACAGCCCTGAACAACTGTTCACCACCCTAACGCGGCAAAATCCCGATGCCTATAGCTTTTTGATACCTGTTGAAGATAACCAGTACATCTTTGGCGCCAGCCCCGAACTCCTGCTTTCACGCCAGCAGCAACAAGTTCGCAGCAACCCACTGGCCGGCTCTCGTCCGCGCAGCAGCAATACAGAAGAAAACAACCGCATCCGTAATGAGTTGTATCACTCAGCCAAAGATCGGTACGAGCACCAGTTTGTCATCGACAACATTCGCCATCAGCTCAGCAAATACTGCAATGAATACAGCGCCTCAGAAACGCCAGACATTCTTACCACCTCCACCATGTTTCACCTGTCGTCCGTATTTCAGGGACAGCTGCAACCCAGCGCCCCTGATGCCCTGAATCTTGCACTGCATCTGCATCCCACACCGGCAGTCTGTGGTACACCCACCCCAGTAGCCAAACAATTTATCCTCAGCCATGAAGGCTACAACCGTCATTACTACAGCGGGCTCAATGGATGGATGGATGCCGAAGGCAACGGCGAATGGGTCGTCACCATCCGTAATGGCCTGCTCAACCAAAACAAAATTCGCCTTTATGCCGGAGCCGGTATCGTAGTGGGCTCCGATGCCGCCACCGAATGGCTTGAAACCGAAGCCAAAATGCAAACCATGCTCAACGTATTTCAGTTTTAA
- a CDS encoding ATP-binding cassette domain-containing protein — protein MNTTTTQQPHLLEVIPAATRPRLLIVSIGWILAAAAEAYAYTLLALAIVNQQSPKWVLCSALLASIITIVVTRNGFLTGVRLAGDLFAALGQALSSAKLSWFNDQRRAMLSKTAGQEIPNFMSIPAHQLQTFLHAPCLPLFICIGLAFVADAGTMLVALTMIAIAFAIQLWAQYDLNKTDARRHQTELESTTATIELVEHLTLLRTAASPARALDSIQQKWTQQENLLNKINRSAAWASLIATIANVLPMAGMALYCILSGISDEHLILATILLMGRAGAPLSELATAGLSINDLIATLRHFQQLTHPPVLPEAAETRTPHQPRLSLHNIVATPSSTAVTTDIPAGARLHVAGISGSGKSTLLQLCMRFDDPTQGEIRLDGIPLPQLTFQTLVNNMAYVAQNPIIFTGTLAENIRIGRFEASDAEIEAIARKCQLGAVIDRAETGINQSVGQQGSALSGGEQQRVAIARALIKNAPILILDEATSALDEHTEQQLINTILEQCTTLILVSHRSSAPWQPTQTLNMS, from the coding sequence ATGAACACCACCACTACGCAGCAACCACATCTACTAGAAGTGATTCCCGCGGCCACCAGACCTCGCCTGCTGATTGTCAGCATCGGCTGGATATTGGCTGCCGCCGCAGAAGCTTACGCCTATACCTTACTGGCACTGGCCATCGTTAACCAGCAATCGCCTAAATGGGTACTTTGCAGCGCTCTGCTGGCCAGCATCATCACCATCGTAGTCACCCGCAACGGTTTTCTAACCGGCGTACGGCTAGCCGGTGATTTATTTGCTGCACTGGGACAAGCCCTGTCTAGCGCCAAACTGTCCTGGTTTAACGACCAGCGCCGTGCCATGCTCAGCAAAACCGCCGGACAGGAAATTCCCAACTTCATGAGCATACCGGCGCACCAGCTACAAACATTTTTGCATGCCCCCTGTCTGCCCCTATTTATCTGCATCGGGCTGGCTTTCGTAGCCGATGCCGGCACCATGCTGGTTGCATTAACCATGATTGCCATCGCTTTTGCTATTCAGTTGTGGGCACAGTATGACCTAAACAAAACTGATGCCCGCCGCCATCAGACCGAGCTAGAAAGCACCACCGCCACCATCGAATTGGTTGAGCACCTCACCCTGCTGCGCACCGCCGCCAGCCCAGCCCGTGCACTCGATTCCATTCAGCAAAAATGGACACAACAGGAAAACCTACTGAATAAAATCAACCGCAGCGCCGCATGGGCCAGCCTGATAGCCACTATTGCCAACGTCCTGCCCATGGCCGGCATGGCACTGTATTGCATCCTGTCCGGCATCAGTGATGAGCACCTGATACTGGCCACCATACTGCTGATGGGACGCGCCGGCGCACCATTAAGCGAACTGGCCACAGCCGGATTAAGTATCAACGACTTAATCGCCACGCTACGCCATTTCCAGCAGCTTACTCATCCGCCAGTACTGCCTGAAGCAGCCGAAACCCGCACACCACACCAGCCCCGCCTCAGCCTGCACAACATCGTTGCTACCCCCAGTTCCACAGCTGTGACTACAGATATACCAGCCGGCGCGCGCCTACATGTAGCCGGTATCAGCGGCAGCGGCAAAAGCACCTTGCTGCAACTGTGCATGAGATTTGACGATCCCACACAGGGCGAAATCCGGTTGGACGGCATCCCCCTGCCACAACTAACCTTTCAAACACTGGTAAATAACATGGCTTATGTTGCCCAAAACCCAATCATCTTTACCGGCACACTGGCAGAAAACATCCGCATCGGCCGCTTTGAAGCCAGCGATGCCGAAATCGAAGCCATTGCCAGAAAATGCCAGCTGGGCGCCGTGATAGACCGTGCCGAAACCGGCATTAATCAAAGCGTTGGTCAACAAGGCTCAGCCCTGTCTGGCGGCGAGCAGCAGCGCGTGGCCATTGCCCGCGCTCTGATTAAAAACGCTCCTATACTGATACTCGACGAGGCCACCTCAGCTCTGGATGAACATACTGAACAGCAACTGATAAACACCATACTTGAACAATGCACTACCCTAATATTAGTGTCTCATCGCAGCTCTGCCCCGTGGCAGCCTACACAGACACTGAATATGTCCTGA